In Oreochromis aureus strain Israel breed Guangdong linkage group 17, ZZ_aureus, whole genome shotgun sequence, the genomic stretch ctctcaCCATAAAGTGTCAGGAAAAGGGAAACGATCTCTTCTGGTCTCTTTGGGGAATACCTCGccttagagcaggggtggggaaaCTCCGGGTCTTAagagctggtgtcctgcaggttttagatgtgtccttgatccaacacagctgatttaaacggctaaattacctcctcaacatgtcttgaagttctccagaggcctggtaatgaactaatcaggtgtgttgacccagggtgagatctaaaacctgcaggacaccggcccatgaggcctggagttggccaccTCTGTGGCTACTTGATGAACTGTAGTTTTTGGCTTTGAGGTTACTGCTTAGTCCCAGTATAAATATTACCTCATTAGGTTGTCAATTTTTCTTATCCGTGAGTGTGTAACTGTATTCCAAgggtcaatattttttttaccgGATAGTAAAGATCGTAAAATAATACATTAATATGCTTGCCTTATTTAACCTATTAAAAATATTAGTTTTGTGAAAGTTCAAAAATCCTATAACTTGTTGAGCACCACAGCGCTGCCACAGAGGAGTTCACCTTCACTCCTGATGTCATAGACATGAAACGGTGACACTGTTGAGGATAAATGGAGTCTTTACATAAAAAGGTAGACcacaaaatatatacatttgaaTACATGAACAGGACACATGTTACCTAACCTTGGCTTCGTTTTTGTGTGTAGAGTGCAGTAGAGGTAATGCGTCACTGACAATAGATGGTTCTGATCTGGATGAACGTTGATTGGATACTGACAAGCCAAACCCTGATAGACCAGATGGATGTAGTGGCCAGGCCTTGGCGCTGAACTTCAGAAGCCTCCTGTGATCAGAGTTGACCTGTCGGAGGGCGGGAGCAGGTCGGACTATCTGGCAACCAAAGGAAAGATGGCGTGGCCGCGTGGGCCCCTCAAAACGCCAAAACAACTAAACCTCTTATCAATGAGGGAGAACGAGAAGGTCACAAAGTTTTTGTAACAAGAGAACAATAACAAATCTACACACATTATAAGACAAATGTATTTAAACTActaagatgtttttgttttgttttttaaatatgattAATGTAAACAAGCTAGGAGTAGGCAGGTAGCACACAGATGGGCTGTTACTGTTTTCTTCTACAGAGCTGTGAAACAGATTCTCAGTGGATGGTCAATTTTTTTATGCAAGTGAAGCCAGCGGCTCTGTCCTCAATCGAGTGATTGGAGATTTTGTCCCAGATGCCACTGCAGCCACTGCCGCTAGGCTCACACTTCAGGCTAACCAGGATATCAGGTATACaaactcttttcttttattcaaaGAATTGGATGTTTACCTTTCCCACGTAGCAGTATGCTAACAGCTAAACCTCAGTGCAGTATGCACGCTGCAGAAATAAAACTTacctgtaaacaaaaaaaagcagcaggGAAGGCATCCTCACGAGTCGCCGTAGAGGTCGGCAAAACCAAGACTGGGAAATATGAAACAGAAATGAGCATGGTGACCTCAAGACCTCTTTCCACAGAATGTGTGGATGTCTGCCACAGTCTGGGTCGGTGTATAAGTATGTGGTGATCTTGCCTCTAACAGATGTTTAAGTTTTGTCTGCTGTGTTGGGCTGGAACGTGACTTTGAGCAGGTGTTTTGAAAGAAATCGCGACTTTTAGAAGCAACCAAAAGGGGCTGAATACAACGACTTGTGCAGGAAATATTGTGTAAAATTAAGCAAACATTATTCAATTAAGTTCCATTCAACAGTCACCCCAAGGTGCTGTGtattgtaagttaaagaccctacagAATAACGGggaaaagcacatttaaaaaatctttcatGTTCCATAAAGTGACAATCAAATGATTTTAGCTgctaattaataattaaattctTTGAACAAAATCACCTAAATGGACGTTACTTCTGGAAGGTATTTAGTATTTCATCATGGCTCGAGCACATTCAAATCAGGAGCTgattaaaaactatttaaaaccAGCCGTGATTATACAGATTAAACAGAGCAACGTGCTGGGAGGTATGTGACATGACAAAGAGCAGCTCGAGTCATTGGCCTGAACCCGCATCTAGCAGGAGCTAACATGTGACTTTACAGTACATTTGTGTATTCGTGTTATTTCCTGCATCATTTTTTCAGGTCAAATGTATCCATTGTATTGTAGTCTTAACATGTTATGTTAGCAAAATAATGTTAGTctcaatttcaattcagtttatttatacagcgccatatcgcaacaacagtcgccttaaggcgctttatattgtaaggtagaccctacagtaatccATACTCAGTAGGTATTATAGCAGTTGAGGACTTTTCAGTGTGGAACTCTTTAGTTTTGTTGATATAAGGCTAAAAAGAAGACGTTGACAGTTACCTGCTATTTCTTCTTGTATTTAAACGTGAACTAAAAATCCACAGGTACAGGGCTTTCCTGCCTCAGAGTGGGCCTTTTGGGGGTAACAACTAGATTGGTCTGCATGTAGTTGTATAGTATAGACTGTTTCAGCATTGTATTGCTGTTTCTGGCCATTGACCAACAAAAATGCCTTTTATTCCTgagaaaccccccccccctccaaaaagaaaaattaaaagaaatgtgtGTGCCACCACTTTCATAAAATCCCAGATGCATATACTTGTTTTATCATAAATAAAGTCCAGTACCAGAAAGCATAGCCCAAAACACTTTTTCAGCTTCAATAATATTTTCTGCACAGGTCAGGATTCAGCCCCTCTATTGATTCAATTACCGACATCATGTAGATGATTTAAGACCTGAGCGTTTCTTCATGTTTCATAAGAAATCCGGTTCATTTTGGTTCACTTTGTGTTTTACATTTATCAGGAATTATCCAATGTATAGAAAACTTTTTCGAGCAGTGATCATGAGAAGTACTTCAAAGAGACATTTCTGACAAAGAACAAAAGTTTCGAGTTGCACATGTTGACCTGTTCCAGCGTAAAGACATTAACTTGGGGTTTCCGACCACCATAGATCCAGGAACAAACAGATCGGccttcttttctgtgtttcacaTTCTGTTTCTGCTTCCTCCTCTTTGCTCTGAGTTGTAGGAAAGCAGGGAAGACTTCATGTTTTCACTGAGCAATACATCATTTCAAGTTATTGTTGGTAACAAACTGCTCCCTTCTGGTTCAGTGTGGTCCTACTTGAGAAATCTACAGGAGGAAAAGTTGGCTTAGAGCTGCATtcagaaacaactgcatttcAAACTTGATCATAAGAGAATTGCTCAATCAAGTCTTTCTCTGCTCAAACATGCAGCATTGACAGTTTGCCTATAAGGCACCAACAGCAACCCAATCTTCATGAATCTGTCCAGTGGAAATGACAGATTTCAGTCTATATTCAAATTATCATTCTGTTGCACATCAGTCTTGTATAGTTATACGCAAAAATATTAAGAAAAACTTGGTACAAGCAAGCAAATGTGTCTCAATTCACCCAAAATGGGTTGTGAAGTGTAGTGAACACTGAACTGTAAGAGGGAAGGTGCTCAATTGAACCGACCTCTGTGCAGTGAAATGGCCTCGCCTAGCGTTCTTAAATGTTGTTCACTCGTTAATTTTTGAAGTAAACTTGCCTGTATCTGCTGTTTGTCCAGTCCCTTGGAGTCACAGACATGACAGTCTCTGTCATTATGCTCAACAACACGAGCGATGCAGCAATGAGTCAGACATGAGTAAATGTTAAGGCTCATCGCAGTGTTCACCGTTACTTCAGCCGCGTTTGCTTTAAACACAGACGGCCCAAATCAGACTTTTCCTCCTCGATGATTTCTCATGTTCTGATCCACTTTCATCCTCAAACTGTGAAAAACAGCGGAACCTCCTCATGATCCTCACGTCTTTGATTCAGTCAAGGTTCCAGCTCATTTGCTTTATTCAGAATGCTAAACCTTAGTTCAATTATCTTGTAATAGGTGCagtctaaattttctttttcctacCTGGATAAATCCAGTGTTTAGCACATGAATATCCAGTAACATTGACCACAACATGCCTAACCATAAATCAGATCATTTAACTATATTCACGTAATAACTCTTTAATGTTGATTCCTCAGAGTATATCCTAATATATCAATGCAGAAAATAAGTCAAAGTAAACAAATTTTAGATAGTAAATTAACTTTtaaaactgtacttttttttttttttttcttgaagagGAAGTACTTAAGTTCTGTAGTAGATGAACCTAAAAGGTTTTATGTGAACATCTTTTATGTTGCATGTCTATTGCTAAATCATGTTGGTGGAGGGtgtgggagggtggggggaTGTGAGGCCAAAGGTCAGTTAGTTTAGATAAATGTGAAGATGCTTACTTTCACTATGACCACTAGATCACTCACAGGTTGCATCTCCTTCAAAGGAAATAAAGCACTTTAAGTGACAAATGCCACCGACTCGCCTCTGTCTCCAACAGCATTCACAAACGTGCGCGTATGAACGTGACACACACATCTGGAGCACTACTCTCTCACCTGTTTTCCATGAACATGTTTAGAAGTGCCTCAAACTGAATGCTGCAACTACTTCTACTactactaaaaataaaaaaaaattgtataaaaataaaaaaagtttgttGTTATTGCGGTGTTCCGAACACCTTCATCCAAAACGCTCAGaattaaagtattttaatgCTTTAGGATTTTCTGCTCTTTAATACCTTAAGTTATTGGATGTAAATCCTCGCGTTTCTTGGCACTGTGTCAGgtgtggatgttttttttcccgGGCCTTGTGGAGAATCTGGATGGTTTTCGGTAACCCCGGTTCGGGCTGACAGGGCAGATGCTCCTTGTCCTCCATGTGGTCTCTTTTCATGTTcagttccttttctttttcaactgAAGCCACGGTATCTCAAGGCGGCGATATTCAGCAACACtgttatttcatttgttttgcatttatttacttAATTACAGTGGAAACACTTTTGAAAGCTGCATCTTTTCTAAGTCACCCTGATCGCTGATTTGAGACCGGGAAGAGGAGACATTAACCCATCCTCAGGGGTGATCAGCTAGTGGATTCCCGGCGCCGGTCCCAAGCTTGGATAAATCTAACTGCTGTGACGTCTTGTTGGGAAATGGGGGAGAAGCACCAAGGCACCATACACCAGCGGCTCGTacatctcggctggcctgggaacgccttggtgttcccccggacaagctggaggaagtggctgatgagagggaggtctgggcttctctgcttaggctgctgcccccgcgacctggCCCCGGATAatcagaagaagatggatggatggatttaaatgaaatgaagttGAAGTACAAAACAAACGTCTAAAACTTTggttaaaaatcaaaaacccactcttgagtgtgtgtgtagtgtaTAATGTTGTAAAATGAAGTTTGCATTAGCTCCACATCATACAGCACAGTGCTGAATTGTTATGCAgtatatttacattttgaaatatttattactATATTTTTATGATTTGCGGCTTTTAATAAAGCAGTGATCGCTTCGTGTGTAGGTTTTTATTGGTTGCAGGGATCAGCCACACGGCCGGTGAATAGCAGCGTGTTGATGATGGACTCTCTGATGAGCACCAGGAACGGCCGGTCAGCTGTAAAAACCTCCCTGTACGGATTGAAGGAGCGTCCGACGGCCACCACAGCGGTGGCTGCTGCCGCCTCACTGCCCTCCTCATTCACCTGCAAACCAGCACACACAGTTGCTTATTAACTAAAATTAAGACCTGTGTCTGAGAGCGGAACTCGTATAAATGCATCTCTCTGAATTTATATCAACTGTCAGGATACCAATATGGATTTAGATGCTTATGTTTTAATACCAAACGAAATGATATATAAAAAAAGGCCCAAAATAACATTTatgggaaaaacattttttccaaaGACAAATTGTTcaaaaaccatttaaaatggaaaCACTACAACTCAAATGTGGTCATTCATTACAGAAGCATCCCCTCACCCCGTAGTCCTGATCATAGGGTGTTTGTACAGATGTATGTAGCCATCACCCACcagtttgtcatgtttttttacCATCTCAGGACTGAAATAACCAAGAAAACCTGCAAGCTCATAGGACAACAACTTGTTTTTATACTTCTGCATTAGCTTTGCTTCCCAGACCTGGAAGCTACACTGATCATTCAAATACAGTCAATGGTCCTGACCCACACTTAAGGACCTGTATAATGTAAAACATACTCTAAATGATGTGGATAGTATTTGACTGACCTCCAGGAAAGCTTTATGGAAGGCATCTGAGATGTAGAGGCCAAAGTTGCTATCCTCCAGCATCcctgaaacacagacagaaggaaTTTTGTGGTTTTTCTTAACTGTTCATTATAACTGCCATAATCAAAACCAACAACAGGTCAAGTTAACTTTTTCTGCTTCTCTTCTATAttcagaataaaatataaattccaCTTAATAGAAGCCAACAAAAAACACCATGCCGCAGGTGTCCTCCATTTATGTTTGCATCAAAACTTGATTTAAATGACATGAATCTTTagtaaataatataatttgGTCTTTGGACAGTTACTCTCTCCAAATTGTCTTCCTTTCGTCCTGAttcatgctcaatcatccaggtaagtaaatccccaaaagttgattctgttcatctggacgcagcgttttcagtgggagaaacgtttcgttgctcatccaagtgacttcttcagcctcagctgactgcaggtttccccaaaccttataaacagtacatttgcataatgactgaaactagcaccactgaaagaacaatgtgctgtgaggtcagttccttgatcattaatatgtaaattctcatgaccattgatcaacaaccactgatcagaGCTCATTGATCTGAGTGAtgactgatcaatggccatgagtaccactcacagagagttggggaatggctgcaatcagagcattgtaagatggtgaaagatgtacatAAGGttgcatcttacaatgctgtgattgtaaCTTCCTTTCATTAATTATAAATCCCCAAAACGTTCAGACTATTAAGTGTTTGGACAAAATGTAGCGTGTTTgaccagactgaccaaataTAATTGAATAACctttatataattatatttgATTATGTATGTATAATCAAAATAATAGTCAAATTCACTTTTAGTTCAGTTGATGTGGACTTTGGACTGAGATCTAAAGTTCAGGTTTAAGTACCTGGCAGGCTGGCCttgtcagagctgaacaggtcaGTCAATCCCATTTCCTTAAGCTTCTCCTTCAAGCTGAAGCTGTGCTCCACCTTAAAGCGAGGGACCTCAACAGAGACGGTTGTTTCACTCATCTGATCCAACCAGCTGTTCAGTTTTGCCAGGTCCAGACTCTCCTCCACCTCAACAAACAAGTACACATAGCACAGAGGTGAAGTACAACAGCAATGTAATATGCACCAGTCAACATTTGACTCTTAAATTACTACATATCTTTAAAAAGGCATTTTTTCTGCAgctcaaaaataaagaaaaagtagcGGGACAAAAGACCAAAAGTTTTTATTTGCTATTTACATTCTGCATTTCTGCTTAATGTAATAATGATTCCTTATTAATTAGTCTGGTATGGCCAATTTAAGTGTAAAATAACTAGTAGGAGTAGCAGGGGCCCTAGTTCAATTCTGACCTGAGGCTACTAATTGTGTGTCTTTCCCTACTTTCTTTCTCCCTGCTTCCCTGTGTGTCTTCGCTGTACTATTCAATAAAGGCAAAAGAGCCCAAgagtttcattaaaaacaataataagcaGGATCAGTGTAGGTCTGATAGCACTAAATGGATTTACCATTAATTTATAATTATCATTTTTAAACCATTCTTTTCCATGTTGTGTGGAAGGGACAGAAAATGTTATGGTTGTATTTTTCTAAGTCATTTATAACTGAAACATAATTATAAACACTAGACAAGATGAGCTGAAAACACAGAAGGATGAACCTGCTGGTCAGGGTTACCTGACTGAGTGCTGTGTCTCTGCTTGGCAGGATGATCACCATGGTGATGTCGTCTCCACGATATGGCATCTCCAGCAGCTGCACATGGTCATCAGGGAAATACTTGTACCTGAACTTGGTCTGCTGGTACATCATGTTGACGGAGCAGGTGTGACTCGCACTGACATGGAAGTCTGTGACGAACACCTGGTCTTTATCAAACTTGTTCTTCCACTGACCCTAAGAAGCAGAAAGTGTGCTCAGTTTCTTATCTTATATATCTCCTTTAAGCCCCAAGATGTTTCCAAGCTACAGATTTTGCATAGGTGCATAGACTCCATTAGAGGTTGGATGGCTGGAAACTTTCTTCAACTAAATGAGGAGAAGACTGAAGTCCTTGTTTGTGCTCCTAAAAAATTTGTACCTAGTGTTATGGAAAACTTGGGTCCACTTGCTACATTTGCCAAACCTTCTATCAGGAACCTTGGTGTTACTATTGACTCAGCTCTGACTTTGAACGCTCATGTTAAATCTCTGGTCCGCTCCTGTTTTTATCACTTGAGAAACATTGCTAAACTGAGTCCCATTGTATCGCGCTCCGAATTAGAAATTGTCATTTATGCATTTGTTtcatctcgtctggattattgtaattctttgTTTACGTGTTTATGTAAAGCCTCTTTGGAGCATCTGCAAGTTGTTCAGAACGCTCCTGCAAAGCTTCTGACCAAGTCCTCCAAGTATTCCCATGTCACACCCCTGCTGATTCAGCTGCACTGGCTCCTCATTAAATTCAGAATCCAGTTTAAGGTTTTGACCTTGACTTTCAGGGCTCTGCATGGACAAGCACCAACATATATCAGTGAACTTTTACATCCATACAttcccagcaggtccctgaggtcatgtgaccagGGCTTGCTGGTTGTCCAACACACgaggctgaaaacaaaaggcaaTAGAGCTTTTGTAACTGTGGCccccagactgtggaactctctccctttgagcctgagatctgtggactcagtggtcgctttaaaaaacagctaaaaactcatctttttaaacttgcttttggttgatttttatttttatgttttagcttctgtgaagcactttgtgatttttatcttgaaaggtgctatacaaataaaattttacttttactttttacttttatataatataagctcCCTGTTGGCTCACTCCAAGTCTAACAATTCTGACGTTCCCACCTGACCCCATTAGCAAAAAACAATTGCTTTTGTTTTAGTAACGTAGCATGTTTAATGAATGTATATCCCCTGATACTGATACTCAGAGTTTAGAGAAAGCAattatgctgtgtgtttccctCCATACCATCACCCCCAAACAATTTTGCATTCTGTGCCTGTAGCTGAAAATGTATGTGGCTGTACTGAAAACATTAGGAGGGTTCAAAAATTCTagaaaaataaaaccacttaAAAGGCTTCGTAACTTCACTAAAACAAATAAAGTAAAcgtccaaaaacaaaaagctgtttCATAGACTGGACTGGAGCGTGCCTTATCCTCACTACATGAAATTTACTCACTGAGACATAAGTGGAAGCTATAACGCGCCCATCAACCACTAATCCAAGCACTGCACCAATGTGCTGCCCAGAGATTAAATTCCTCAGttattttatgtctttaaaaATCTTATTTCAATCTCAAACCTTAATCTTAAAATACAAAGTTTCAATGGGTAAGGTGTTTTagagtgagaaaaaaatggAATATGGATTTTAGGAAATGCAGCGATATTTCCATTAGAATTCCATGTTTTGAGATGATGGTCCTGACTAACTTATAAATATTCCCTTCTGGTTACTTTCTATAAGGATATTAGAAAGTGTAAAAACAAGGAAgaactttttacattttgatcAAATTGCAGCattcatatagcaccaaatcacaatgacagctgcctcaaggcactttacagGTAAAAACCCTGCAATAATGATGTATGGAGCATGCAGACAAAAATAATTTAGTGTGAGCTGCAGTTTTTGGTATTCAAGTACCTTAAAGTAGATGGTGTTCACAAGCACCAGGACTGTGGTGCGATCCAGTGACCCTTTTGGTAGTGTGTCCTGGATTCGGTTCTCTGTCTTGTTGGAA encodes the following:
- the serpinc1 gene encoding antithrombin-III codes for the protein MSQRLIRCLCALQDTDLSSAQTAHICLCERSQLYLLKMRFADCLLVLVFLPFLSVAIAIDICSAKPKDLSLEPYCVYRSPEPELSEGPALEPEAVPNFTNPRVWELSKANGRFALSLYKQLALGRSPESNIFMSPISISTAFAMTKLGACNETLKQIMKVFEFDTIKEKTSDQVHFFFAKLNCRLYRKKDETTELISANRLFGDKSLTFNETYQNISETVYGAKLLPLNFKENPERARVTINNWISNKTENRIQDTLPKGSLDRTTVLVLVNTIYFKGQWKNKFDKDQVFVTDFHVSASHTCSVNMMYQQTKFRYKYFPDDHVQLLEMPYRGDDITMVIILPSRDTALSQVEESLDLAKLNSWLDQMSETTVSVEVPRFKVEHSFSLKEKLKEMGLTDLFSSDKASLPGMLEDSNFGLYISDAFHKAFLEVNEEGSEAAAATAVVAVGRSFNPYREVFTADRPFLVLIRESIINTLLFTGRVADPCNQ